The following are from one region of the Candidatus Denitrolinea symbiosum genome:
- a CDS encoding NADH-quinone oxidoreductase subunit B gives MNITQPHLKKFMERMVTWARVNSPWVIHFNSGSCNGCDIEILATLTPRYDVERFGIKLRGSPRHADVLVCTGPVTRQARERLLRIYEQMPEPKFVVAVGSCGISGGVFQGCYNVIGHIDEVLPVNAFIPGCPPRPEAIIDGIVKLLQHVQQGAPAPLATLPKLQEAA, from the coding sequence ATGAATATCACACAGCCCCACTTAAAGAAATTTATGGAAAGGATGGTCACCTGGGCGCGCGTCAATTCGCCCTGGGTGATCCATTTCAACAGCGGCTCCTGCAACGGATGCGACATCGAGATTCTCGCCACCCTGACGCCGCGCTACGACGTGGAACGCTTCGGCATCAAACTGCGCGGCAGTCCGCGTCACGCGGACGTGTTGGTCTGCACCGGTCCCGTCACGCGTCAGGCCCGCGAACGGCTTCTGCGAATCTACGAACAAATGCCCGAGCCGAAATTCGTGGTGGCGGTGGGTTCGTGCGGAATCTCCGGCGGAGTCTTCCAGGGCTGTTACAACGTCATCGGTCACATTGACGAGGTCCTGCCGGTGAACGCGTTCATCCCCGGCTGTCCGCCCCGCCCCGAAGCGATCATAGACGGAATCGTCAAACTGCTGCAACACGTTCAACAAGGCGCGCCCGCGCCGCTTGCGACTCTTCCGAAACTTCAGGAGGCAGCATGA